tacgtttttaaaatatagggtaccaaatatgtatgatttcaaaatgCAGGGTACCAAATTTCGaatttcagaaaattttgaatagtttcaaacatgttgttttccatgcgcataaaaaaaaaattagtcacgcatgcaacaacatatttgaaatTAGTTTttgatactgtaaactattcgaaattttctgaaaatttgcaggatgctttaaatagttacaatatacacggtcataaaaaaattccCCAAAAAACTGCTcatgggtcgagaacactgagagacTACTAGTAAGGCTTAAAATAAAACCACTATAAGAGAATTCTCCACAATTTATTATATTAccaaacaaaaagtttgaatttaACTTATGTTTTTAGTGTATATTGACCTAGTATTAATAAGTATTATTGTATTTTTAAATCTCCCAACACAACTTAGGTATACAATAAATCAATCATATTATACTATTTGGTAATTATAAGTACAACAAGCAAATAATGATGAATCGAAATTTACAAATATTCAATCATAAAAATACTAGTAAGATTAGTATTTCgagtttaatatttttatttttaactattgGGGAACTTTACTATCCAATTACTTTTCATGGATATGCTTTTTACTATGAGTAAATCTCATGAGTTAAACGTAAGGTTGAAGGTGTTGAAAAGTAAGAAAATGGGTATTTAAGTGATGTTGTCTATGGAAGAATCAATCAAAATGGAAACATTATGTGTTGTTTGGTATGTTTTGTACAAAAATTCTGAGACAATACATTCTGTAGAACACCACGAGTGCTCATTTActacttattattttttttattattccacaactgttttttttttcattaatatccTAAATTTAATTTACATCTTTGAAGTTTGGTCTATTCTATGtctatgaaattattattttttcttttcttttcttttctataaAAAGTGCCTTTTTTCTTTGTTCAGAAActcaaggaaaaaaaaaaaaaaaaaacaaatttgacCCCAAACATAGcatccaaaaaaaataaaaaatctaagcCATATTTGTGAGTTATATAAGTGACCAAATTATATATATTGTACACTACCACAATTGAACTTGAAAACAAGAACCCCATTTCCAAGAAAGATCAAATTTTTATAAATCAGATCTACTTTGGTCAAGAGAAAAATTTGTAaagatgagattttttttttaatgaaaagggttttttttaaaaaatttgttaTATAAatctttactctttttttttttttttttgtgaattaTCAATTATTTGCCAACTCCTATCTCCACCCATGACAACAAATGGAAAATGGGCCCACTTTCTTTCAATATTTTTCAGTAATTAATTCCTCACCGTCAGATCTGATCATGGTCTCATCAACTGACATGTTGTGGACCATTTTGTCTATAATTTATCCACAAACcaaaatatacataatatatatatatttatgttaagGCAGCTCACTCTTTTCAGGACCACTCACTTAATAATATTgtatcaatattttttaattttaattaaaagtgaGGGACAACTCTGGATATTCCCAAGAAATTGAAGCCCCAAAtgcaaattaaaataaaattataataataataaagtgaCCAAAGCATGAGAGACAGATTGGAGACTTTGGAGGCCCATATGTTGCTGATTCAGACTTTTGTATTTTGgacaaatactttttttttttttgttgagcaATTTGGACAAATACATTGAAATaattgaacccagaaaaaaaaaacattaaaaagaaaagaaatttaaaaaaaaaaaaaaaagcttcttCAACTTTGAcccctcactttctctctcttcatGGACCCAACTCTTTCTAAAAACACACCAGAAAGCTTTACTCTTTCTttctcaatctctctctctctctctctttctctcttctttgttctttctttttctctcactCCACACATTTTAGGGGAAAGGAAAGAGTTCTTACACATTGCTCTTTCTTTCATCTCTCTCAACAGTAGCAGTGAGTGATATTTGTGCTCTCGGAAAAAtatttaattgttttaattttcTTCACTCTGCTAAAGCAAAGTTCTGATCTTTGTAGTGACTTCTCTCTCAGGTACCCTTTTTGGGGCTTACTTTTCTCTTGGCTTTTAATTGGTCTTGTGGTATGCTTGGTGGGTTTTGCTTCCTCTCTATCTTGTTTTTTAGCATCTGGGTCTTTGTGGGGGCTTTTGGATCCAAAGAGGTGGGTCTCCTAGTGTTTGAGATCTGTATGAATCTCCTTTACTTTGTTCTTATCTTTTGCTCTTATGGACTTTTGGGTGTTTAGTAAAAGATAATAGAGAAGCTACATTTGCGTTGAGAATTGATTTAGTTTCATCCATATCCTTGGAAATTTCTTCTAAAAGGTTTATGCTTTAATTGAATAAAGGATCAACATTTTAAGCTAGATAACATAATTATTCTCTGtattttcatcaaaatctgaACTTGTTCTTCCTTAGTCATTAATTTTgcttttctttcttcctattgTATAACTTTTGCTTAGAGTATTCATGTGAATGATCTATTGGGGTTTCTTAGTGTCTTCCAAATTGGTTTCTATGATTTACTTTTGGAGTTTTTGATTTGATGCTTGAGTTTCTTCTTCTAGGGCAAAATTTTTAGGTATTGTATAGCCACTTAGATTTGTTTCTTTATTTGCTCAAATGTTGTTAATTGATTTGTGTACATCTTCTTCTTTATTTGGGTTGAATGAGTTTTTATTTTCCCACATGATTGtagtctgattttttttttttaatctttcctTCTATTTTCTGTTAGCTGTAGAAAATTACTTGGCTTTTGATGAACTTGAAGATGAAAATAACTGAGACTATTAATGGAGGGAGTGAAGGATTGAAATCGGGATCTGAGTAATGGGTTTGTTCAATTTGATCTGTTTATCAAAACCAGTTTATGTCAATGGCATCAAAGTCCAGTACCAGAACTTCTCctgaaaggcaaaggaaaatagtTTCTAGTCAGAAAACAGAAGGAAACTCCAGAAGGCCTCCCCCTATACAGATTTCCAAGACTAGTAAATCAGAGCCAGTTACCCCAAGAGAGCTACTGCCCAAGAGTGCTCCACCAGTTGCTGCAAAGAAGGGTTCTCTAGAAACCATTGAGAGCAAAAAGTATTCTCCAAATTCTCTAGTAGATAAGTTAAACTCGAGTTTATCACTGCAAGACCCAATTGGAACTAAAAATCTACCAGAAAATGGTGGTGATCAAGAAAAGAAAACATTAGAACATGGAGGAGTGAATCAGGCTTTGGCGAAAGTCAGTGATGGGGCTAGCAGTCTTGCTAAGACCAGTGGAAGTGGCAAAGTTAGCGAGCGAGCCGAGTTTGTCGAGAGCGGAAAGAGTAGTATTTGTAGGGGGAGCACAAGCAGTGATGTGAGTGATGAAAGCACTTGTAGCAGCTTGAGTAGCAGTGTAAACAAACCTCACAAGGCGAACGACATACAATGGGAAGCCATACAGGCTGTGAGAACAAAGGAAGGTGTATTGAATTTCGGTCATTTCAGACTTCTGAAAAAGTTGGGGTGTGGAGATATTGGCAGTGTCTATCTTTCAGAGCTGAGGGGAACCAAATGTCATTTTGCAATGAAAGTTATGGACAAAACATCTTTAGCTAGCCGGAAGAAACTACTTCGGGCTCAGACAGAAAGAGAAATATTACAATCCTTAGACCATCCTTTCCTTCCTTCCCTGTACACCCATTTTGAGACAGAAAAGTATTCATGCTTGGTAATGGAGTTTTGTCCTGGAGGTGACTTGCACACACTTAGGCAGAGACAACCAGGGAAGCATTTTACCGAGCAGGCCGTCAAGTATGACACCTCTCTCTGCCTTATATTCTTATTATAGTTCATTAACTGAAATGGTATTTATAGAGATTACATGTGGTATGTTTGTTGAATTTGCCTCATTGGTGTGctgataatatattcatataaagcATGTCTTCAGTTTATAATAGAGTATCAATTAGTCTCAGTTGATAGTTCATGTCAAACCGCTGTGATTTGTCTAATTTATAATGATGTAAATTATTGATGAACCAGCTGTAATATGGCTGTATGGGCAAATTTTTGGTTAATATGTTGTGGACTATTAAGGTTAGTTAGGTACTGTTGTATTAGTTATGTGTTAGTTTAGTTTGTTAAGACACTCTCAACTAATAAAACTAACACTCAACTAATCAATTAGTAACTAACTACCCTTAATATGGAGGATACTCGATCATTTTTGAAACGTCGGTAAAAGTCAGCTTGCAAGCTGgcaaatgaagggaataatctatTGTCACTACTCAAAGATTCattcttttttatataaaataattaagtcaATGCTCATTGGACTTGTGCTGGATCTGGAACTGACTGTGATTGCCTTTGCTATTGTATATGACCTTGAATTTGCAGGTTTTATGTGGCCGAAGTTCTTCTTGCTCTTGAATATCTCCACATGCTTGGGATTGTTTACCGTGATCTCAAGCCGGAAAATGTCCTTGTGAGAGACGACGGGCACATAATGCTTTCTGACTTTGACCTTTCTCTACGCTGTGCTGTTAGTCCAACACTGGTCAAGTCTTCAGCACCCGAATCTGATCCGCTGAGAAGGAACCCGGTTTATTGTGTGCAACCAACTTGCATTCAGCCCTCTTGTATTCAACCAACTTGTGCAGTGCCTACAACATGCTTCGGTCCTCGTTTCTTTTCGAG
The Humulus lupulus chromosome 6, drHumLupu1.1, whole genome shotgun sequence DNA segment above includes these coding regions:
- the LOC133783326 gene encoding serine/threonine-protein kinase D6PK-like, with protein sequence MSMASKSSTRTSPERQRKIVSSQKTEGNSRRPPPIQISKTSKSEPVTPRELLPKSAPPVAAKKGSLETIESKKYSPNSLVDKLNSSLSLQDPIGTKNLPENGGDQEKKTLEHGGVNQALAKVSDGASSLAKTSGSGKVSERAEFVESGKSSICRGSTSSDVSDESTCSSLSSSVNKPHKANDIQWEAIQAVRTKEGVLNFGHFRLLKKLGCGDIGSVYLSELRGTKCHFAMKVMDKTSLASRKKLLRAQTEREILQSLDHPFLPSLYTHFETEKYSCLVMEFCPGGDLHTLRQRQPGKHFTEQAVKFYVAEVLLALEYLHMLGIVYRDLKPENVLVRDDGHIMLSDFDLSLRCAVSPTLVKSSAPESDPLRRNPVYCVQPTCIQPSCIQPTCAVPTTCFGPRFFSSKSKKERKPKNEMGNQVTPLPELIAEPTNARSMSFVGTHEYLAPEIIKGEGHGSAVDWWTFGIFLYELLFGKTPFKGSGNRATLFNVVGQPLRFPETPVVSFSARDLIRGLLVKEPQNRLAYKRGATEIKQHPFFEGINWALIRCASPPEIPKPVEFERMSSPVVSTSDKTNGAASAAYPDQNNYLEFDFF